The following coding sequences are from one Hydra vulgaris chromosome 04, alternate assembly HydraT2T_AEP window:
- the LOC136079177 gene encoding zinc finger MYM-type protein 1-like, with protein MSSFKCVLMSGIWLKVLTLIDRCNQVIQARKATIDIEVENIEALISQLKSVREEWPTILEEAKLVADVAKISSEFPIHRKVKRKSFFGEQIKGDEQITELTEAESGEEATFRRTVFYHIFDSVIGGLTARFTAIQEILSIFSFLWKYQKLSEAEIKSACSHFPQKYSCDVTENELSEELLHIKQIHTANFGKEPLAPFDLLNKISEMKLGELFRNIVIALRIFASIPVTVASSKRSFSKLKLIKNFLRSTMGQERTSDLAILSIECLLAKNIDFHDVIEKFAKQKTRKIIGTLSKHDGSVSTTGFYD; from the coding sequence ATTGACCGCTGCAACCAGGTCATTCAGGCAAGAAAAGCAACTATTGATATTGAGGTGGAAAATATTGAAGCATTGATTAGTCAACTCAAATCTGTTCGGGAGGAATGGCCTACAATTTTAGAAGAAGCCAAGTTAGTTGCAGATGTTGCAAAAATCAGTTCTGAATTTCCAATCCACAGAAAAGTGAAAcgcaaaagtttttttggggAGCAAATTAAAGGTGATGAACAAATTACGGAATTAACAGAAGCAGAATCAGGAGAGGAGGCAACATTTCGGAGAACGgttttttatcacatttttgaTTCTGTAATTGGTGGACTTACTGCACGTTTCACAGCAATTCAAGAAATCCTTTCTATATTCTCTTTTTTGTGGAAGTATCAAAAACTGTCTGAAGCAGAAATCAAGAGTGCTTGCTCACATTTTCCGCAAAAATATTCTTGTGATGTGACCGAAAATGAACTGTCTGAAGAATTGCTTCACATAAAACAAATTCATACTGCAAATTTTGGAAAGGAACCTCTTGCCCCATTTgacttattaaacaaaatttctgaAATGAAGCTTGGAGAACTCTTTAGAAATATAGTAATTGCATTGCGTATTTTTGCTTCAATTCCAGTGACAGTGGCTTCAAGTAAGCGTTCATTCAGTAAATTAAAGCTCATCAAGAATTTTTTGCGCTCAACTATGGGACAAGAACGAACAAGTGACCTCGCCATTTTGAGTATCGAGTGTctattagcaaaaaatattgatttccATGATGTGATTGAAAAGTTTGCTAAACAAAAGACAAGAAAAATAATAGGGACTTTAAGCAAACACGACGGAAGCGTATCTACAACGGGATTTTATGACTAA